One genomic segment of Nocardioides cavernaquae includes these proteins:
- the purN gene encoding phosphoribosylglycinamide formyltransferase, giving the protein MSTPSSSDDVAAAAGSAPARVAVLVSGAGTNLQALLDAAADPAYGASVVVVGADRDDIEGLARADRAGVPTFVTKVGQFSSREHWDLALADRVAAFEPDVVVLAGFMKLVGPAFLERFEGRVVNTHPALCPSFPGTTGPADALAYGVKVTGATLFVVDAGVDTGPIVAQTVVPVEDTDDVESLHERIKGAERRMLVENVGRMAREGITITNRKVRFGL; this is encoded by the coding sequence GTGTCCACCCCTTCCAGCTCCGACGACGTCGCAGCGGCCGCCGGTTCTGCTCCGGCCCGCGTCGCGGTTCTCGTCTCCGGGGCCGGCACCAACCTGCAGGCGCTGCTCGACGCGGCGGCCGACCCGGCGTACGGCGCGTCCGTCGTGGTCGTGGGCGCGGACCGCGACGACATCGAGGGCCTTGCCCGCGCGGACCGCGCCGGCGTCCCGACGTTCGTCACCAAGGTGGGCCAGTTCAGCTCGCGGGAGCACTGGGACCTCGCACTCGCGGACCGGGTCGCCGCGTTCGAGCCCGACGTCGTCGTGCTCGCCGGGTTCATGAAGCTTGTCGGCCCGGCCTTCCTCGAGCGGTTCGAGGGGCGTGTGGTCAACACCCATCCGGCGCTGTGCCCGTCGTTCCCCGGCACGACCGGCCCGGCCGATGCGCTGGCCTACGGCGTGAAGGTCACCGGCGCCACCCTCTTCGTGGTCGACGCAGGCGTCGACACCGGGCCGATCGTGGCCCAGACCGTCGTGCCGGTCGAGGACACCGACGACGTCGAGTCGTTGCACGAGCGGATCAAGGGCGCCGAGCGCCGCATGCTCGTCGAGAACGTGGGCCGCATGGCCCGAGAAGGCATCACCATCACCAACAGGAAGGTCCGGTTCGGACTGTGA
- the purH gene encoding bifunctional phosphoribosylaminoimidazolecarboxamide formyltransferase/IMP cyclohydrolase, giving the protein MSSIDTTNVVTQDKIAIKRALVSVFDKTGLEELVRGLHEAGVALVSTGGSAALIESLGLPVTKVEELTGFPECLDGRVKTLHPRVHAGILADRRLPSHVEQLAELDIEAFDMVVVNLYPFVDTVMSGAGIQDCIEKIDIGGPSMVRAAAKNHANIAIVTDGADYAAALAAAQGEGFTYEERKVLATKAFVHTGTYDVQVASWMGSVLTDSSVDAEGVSTGFPAWIGGTYDKAAVLRYGENPHQKAALYLNGFGPAGLAQAEQLHGKEMSYNNYVDTDAARRAANDFAEPAVAIIKHANPCGIAIGSSIAEAHAAAHACDPVSAFGGVIAANRPVSVEMAKQVAEVFTEVIVAPGYEDGAVEILTRKKNIRILVATVDGGSPVETRPISGGLLMQQVDHVDAPGDDVANWTLATGEAASPEVLADLAFAWKACRSAKSNAILLARDGGSVGIGMGQVNRVDSCKLAVERANSLVEGEERARGSVAASDAFFPFEDGPQILIEAGVKAIVQPGGSVRDELTIAACNEAGVTMYFTGTRHFFH; this is encoded by the coding sequence GTGAGCTCCATCGACACCACGAACGTCGTCACCCAGGACAAGATCGCGATCAAGCGCGCTCTCGTCTCCGTCTTCGACAAGACCGGTCTCGAGGAGCTTGTCCGCGGCTTGCACGAGGCCGGCGTCGCGCTGGTCTCCACGGGCGGCTCCGCTGCGCTGATCGAGTCGCTCGGCCTGCCCGTCACCAAGGTCGAGGAGCTCACCGGCTTCCCGGAGTGCCTCGACGGGCGCGTGAAGACGCTGCACCCGCGCGTGCACGCCGGCATCCTGGCCGACCGTCGCCTGCCCTCGCACGTGGAGCAGCTGGCGGAGCTCGACATCGAGGCCTTCGACATGGTCGTGGTGAACCTCTACCCGTTCGTCGACACCGTGATGTCGGGCGCCGGCATCCAGGACTGCATCGAGAAGATCGACATCGGCGGTCCGTCGATGGTGCGCGCCGCGGCCAAGAACCACGCCAACATCGCGATCGTCACCGATGGCGCCGACTACGCCGCTGCCCTCGCCGCCGCGCAGGGTGAGGGCTTCACCTACGAGGAGCGCAAGGTCCTCGCGACGAAGGCCTTCGTCCACACCGGCACGTACGACGTCCAGGTCGCGTCGTGGATGGGTTCGGTCCTGACCGACTCGTCCGTCGACGCCGAGGGTGTCTCGACCGGCTTCCCGGCCTGGATCGGCGGCACCTACGACAAGGCTGCGGTCCTGCGCTACGGCGAGAACCCGCACCAGAAGGCGGCGCTCTACCTCAACGGCTTCGGCCCTGCCGGGCTGGCGCAGGCCGAGCAGCTGCACGGCAAGGAGATGTCGTACAACAACTATGTCGACACCGACGCCGCGCGCCGTGCCGCCAACGACTTCGCCGAGCCTGCGGTCGCGATCATCAAGCACGCGAACCCCTGCGGCATCGCCATCGGCTCCTCCATTGCCGAGGCCCACGCGGCCGCGCACGCCTGCGACCCGGTCTCCGCGTTCGGTGGCGTGATCGCTGCCAACCGCCCGGTCTCGGTCGAGATGGCCAAGCAGGTCGCCGAGGTCTTCACCGAGGTCATCGTGGCTCCGGGCTACGAGGACGGCGCCGTGGAGATCCTGACCCGCAAGAAGAACATCCGGATCCTGGTCGCAACGGTCGACGGTGGCTCCCCGGTCGAGACCCGTCCGATCTCGGGTGGCCTGCTGATGCAGCAGGTCGACCACGTCGACGCCCCCGGAGACGACGTCGCCAACTGGACGCTCGCCACCGGCGAGGCTGCCTCACCCGAGGTGCTCGCCGACCTCGCCTTCGCCTGGAAGGCCTGCCGCTCGGCCAAGTCCAACGCGATCCTGCTGGCTCGCGATGGCGGGTCCGTGGGCATCGGCATGGGCCAGGTGAACCGGGTCGACTCGTGCAAGCTCGCGGTCGAGCGCGCCAACTCGCTGGTCGAGGGTGAGGAGCGGGCGCGGGGTTCCGTTGCTGCTTCGGATGCGTTCTTCCCGTTCGAGGACGGCCCGCAGATCCTGATCGAGGCTGGCGTGAAGGCGATCGTCCAGCCGGGCGGATCCGTGCGCGACGAGCTCACGATCGCAGCCTGCAACGAGGCCGGCGTGACGATGTACTTCACCGGAACGCGTCACTTCTTCCACTGA
- a CDS encoding MFS transporter, with translation MLPYLGRMLPPTSLERRLVLQSVLSAFATGSFLTGTAVFFTRIVGLSASQVGLGLSLSGLVVFALSVPAGRLADRIGARRLWLIASVLEALAYLAFPLARGFVMFAILMAVLGTIETAARSGRGAYWLVIFERETRVRGMAYMRSARNIGYTLGAGAGGFALAIGTRPAIIAVPLLTAFLLVINAVLISRMPDVRRTADAGPDVAVAGLAVEGVEAGPGQGGVPGLRNVGFVILGLANGVLGTNQILLNVVVPLWLVERTDAPHILLAWLFGTNTVMAVLLQVRAARGADTVTGCLRLTRWCAWSFVLSCLLIAVTHDTVGWVSIVLIWAGHVTITGAELWQSASAWGFLSELSDPARLGEYQGVFHLGWQAASIISPALFTWLAMEQGAAGWSVIAAIAVVAAAVSHPAARVAEARLQQEAAVVTV, from the coding sequence GTGCTGCCGTATCTCGGGCGGATGCTCCCGCCGACCTCCCTCGAGCGTCGGCTCGTCCTCCAGTCGGTGCTGTCCGCCTTCGCGACCGGATCGTTCCTCACCGGGACCGCTGTCTTCTTCACCCGGATCGTCGGGCTGAGCGCCTCCCAGGTCGGACTCGGCCTGTCGCTGTCCGGCCTCGTGGTCTTCGCGCTCTCCGTGCCCGCAGGCCGTCTCGCGGACCGGATCGGTGCCCGTCGCCTCTGGCTGATCGCGTCGGTGCTCGAGGCGCTGGCCTATCTCGCCTTCCCGCTCGCGCGCGGGTTCGTCATGTTCGCGATCCTGATGGCCGTCCTCGGCACCATCGAGACCGCCGCGCGCTCGGGCCGCGGCGCCTACTGGCTGGTGATCTTCGAACGTGAGACCCGCGTGCGCGGCATGGCCTACATGCGCTCGGCCCGCAACATCGGCTACACGCTCGGTGCTGGCGCGGGCGGCTTCGCGCTCGCCATCGGCACGCGCCCGGCGATCATCGCGGTGCCGTTGCTGACGGCGTTCCTGCTGGTGATCAACGCGGTGCTGATCAGCCGCATGCCCGACGTACGCCGGACGGCCGACGCCGGCCCCGACGTCGCGGTCGCTGGGCTCGCCGTCGAGGGCGTGGAGGCCGGGCCAGGTCAGGGCGGCGTACCGGGTCTGCGCAACGTCGGGTTCGTCATCCTCGGCCTGGCCAACGGTGTCCTCGGCACCAACCAGATCCTGCTCAACGTCGTCGTCCCGCTCTGGCTCGTGGAGCGCACGGATGCGCCGCACATCCTGCTGGCCTGGCTCTTCGGCACGAACACCGTGATGGCGGTCCTGCTCCAGGTCCGTGCCGCAAGGGGTGCCGACACTGTGACCGGATGCTTGCGGCTCACCCGCTGGTGCGCGTGGTCGTTCGTGCTCTCCTGCCTGCTGATCGCGGTTACCCACGACACGGTGGGGTGGGTGTCGATCGTGCTGATCTGGGCCGGCCACGTCACGATCACCGGCGCGGAGCTGTGGCAGTCGGCCTCCGCCTGGGGATTCCTGTCCGAGCTGTCGGACCCCGCGCGGCTGGGGGAGTACCAGGGCGTCTTCCACCTCGGCTGGCAGGCCGCCTCGATCATCAGCCCCGCCCTGTTCACCTGGCTCGCGATGGAGCAGGGGGCGGCCGGCTGGTCAGTGATCGCGGCCATCGCGGTTGTCGCGGCGGCCGTCTCGCATCCTGCGGCGAGAGTCGCCGAGGCCCGCCTCCAACAGGAGGCCGCCGTCGTGACGGTGTGA
- a CDS encoding pyridoxamine 5'-phosphate oxidase family protein: MEFTPEQRALQDQFDSRRIADRIDHLLVNDEIDQGAAAFIESRDMFFLSTVDASGQPSCSYKGGAPGFVRALDAGTLAFPVYDGNGMFISMGNVAATSKVGMLFIDFEHPGRLRVHGNATLSVDDELVGSWPGAIAVVRVAVTEVFPNCPRYIHRMQRVAESPYVPAVGVVPPIPDWKRAEWANDALPANDPARLT, translated from the coding sequence ATGGAGTTCACCCCGGAGCAGCGGGCGCTGCAGGACCAGTTCGACAGCCGGCGCATCGCCGACCGGATCGACCACTTGCTGGTCAATGACGAGATCGATCAGGGCGCCGCGGCGTTCATCGAGTCCCGCGACATGTTCTTCCTCTCGACCGTCGACGCCTCCGGCCAGCCGAGCTGCTCCTACAAGGGCGGCGCGCCCGGCTTCGTCCGCGCGCTCGACGCGGGCACGCTCGCCTTCCCCGTGTACGACGGCAACGGGATGTTCATCAGCATGGGAAATGTGGCCGCCACCAGCAAGGTGGGGATGCTCTTCATCGACTTCGAGCACCCCGGCCGGTTGCGCGTGCACGGCAACGCCACGCTCTCCGTGGATGACGAGCTTGTTGGCAGCTGGCCGGGTGCCATCGCGGTGGTGCGTGTCGCGGTGACGGAGGTCTTCCCGAACTGCCCGCGGTACATCCACCGGATGCAGCGCGTCGCGGAGTCGCCGTACGTCCCGGCGGTGGGGGTGGTCCCGCCGATCCCGGACTGGAAGCGCGCGGAGTGGGCCAATGACGCGCTGCCGGCGAACGATCCGGCGAGGCTCACGTGA
- a CDS encoding carbon-nitrogen hydrolase family protein — MTLKVAAAQYAPVFLDKAATLDKLEQVAREAGAQGVGLLVFPETFVPAYPDWVWRAKPWDRDSQDLYARLLEESVEVPGPDAERLGRVARVNGLWLVVGVNERVGSTLCNTLLWFAPDGSLAHLHRKLMPTGGERLVHGYGDGSTLRVLETPIGRLGGLICWENYMPLARAALYDQGIEVYVAPTWDTSDVWVPTLQHIAKEGRCFVIGACQAIRGADIPADVPARGLWQDDEWLARGLSTIVAPGGSVIAGPLEEKEGLVVATIDVTAAARGRMTFDPTGHYARPDVLSLRVDTTPRAPVQFGAVSGPEHGEPAKPPTP, encoded by the coding sequence GTGACGCTCAAGGTGGCCGCCGCGCAGTACGCACCGGTCTTCCTCGACAAGGCAGCCACGCTGGACAAGCTGGAGCAGGTCGCGCGGGAGGCGGGCGCCCAGGGCGTCGGCCTGCTCGTCTTCCCGGAGACCTTCGTCCCGGCGTACCCGGACTGGGTCTGGCGCGCGAAGCCGTGGGACCGCGACTCGCAGGACCTCTACGCGCGCCTGCTGGAGGAGTCGGTCGAGGTCCCGGGACCGGACGCCGAGCGCCTGGGCAGGGTTGCGAGGGTGAACGGGCTGTGGCTGGTCGTCGGAGTCAACGAGCGCGTGGGCTCGACGCTGTGCAACACGCTGCTCTGGTTCGCGCCGGACGGGTCGCTCGCGCACCTCCACCGCAAGCTGATGCCGACCGGGGGAGAGCGCCTGGTCCACGGCTACGGCGACGGCTCGACGCTGCGGGTGCTCGAGACACCGATCGGTCGGCTGGGCGGGCTGATCTGCTGGGAGAACTACATGCCGCTGGCCCGTGCGGCGCTCTACGACCAGGGCATCGAGGTCTACGTCGCGCCGACCTGGGACACCAGCGATGTCTGGGTGCCGACGCTCCAGCACATCGCGAAGGAGGGCCGCTGCTTCGTGATCGGTGCGTGTCAGGCCATCCGCGGTGCCGACATCCCGGCCGACGTGCCGGCGCGGGGTTTGTGGCAGGACGACGAGTGGCTGGCTCGTGGGCTGTCCACGATCGTGGCTCCCGGTGGGTCGGTGATCGCGGGTCCGCTGGAGGAGAAGGAGGGGCTGGTCGTCGCGACGATCGACGTCACGGCAGCTGCCCGCGGACGGATGACGTTCGACCCGACCGGCCACTACGCGCGCCCCGACGTACTGTCCCTGCGCGTCGACACCACGCCGCGTGCGCCGGTGCAGTTCGGCGCGGTGTCCGGCCCGGAGCACGGTGAGCCGGCGAAACCACCGACTCCCTAG
- a CDS encoding bifunctional methylenetetrahydrofolate dehydrogenase/methenyltetrahydrofolate cyclohydrolase has protein sequence MTAQKLDGNATSAAIKDELKVRIAALREKGVVPGLGTVLVGDDPGSRWYVNGKHKDCAEVGINSIRVDLPETASQEEIEEAVRTLNEDPACTGYIVQLPLPRGRDENRVLGLIDPSKDADGLHPTNLGWLVLGTEAPLPCTPYGIVELLRRHDVPIAGAEVVVVGRGVTVGRPLGLLLTRRSENATVTLCHTGTVDLAAHVRKADIVVAAAGVPGIITADMVKPGAAVLDVGVSRVEGKVTGDVAADVWDVAGWVSPNPGGVGPMTRAMLLANVVSIAESKLA, from the coding sequence GTGACTGCACAGAAGCTGGACGGCAACGCCACCTCCGCGGCGATCAAGGACGAGCTGAAGGTCCGGATCGCCGCTCTCCGCGAGAAGGGCGTCGTGCCCGGACTCGGCACGGTCCTGGTCGGCGACGACCCGGGCTCGCGGTGGTACGTCAACGGCAAGCACAAGGACTGCGCCGAGGTCGGCATCAACTCGATCCGCGTGGACCTGCCGGAGACCGCGTCGCAGGAGGAGATCGAGGAGGCTGTCCGCACCCTCAACGAGGACCCTGCGTGCACCGGCTACATCGTGCAGCTCCCGCTCCCGCGCGGCCGTGACGAGAACCGTGTCCTCGGCCTGATCGACCCGTCGAAGGACGCCGACGGCCTGCACCCGACGAACCTGGGCTGGCTGGTGCTCGGCACCGAGGCACCGCTGCCCTGCACCCCCTACGGCATCGTCGAGCTGCTCCGCCGCCACGACGTCCCGATCGCCGGCGCCGAGGTGGTCGTCGTCGGTCGCGGTGTGACCGTGGGTCGCCCGCTGGGCCTGCTGCTCACCCGCCGCTCGGAGAACGCCACCGTCACGCTGTGCCACACCGGCACCGTCGACCTCGCCGCCCACGTCCGCAAGGCCGACATCGTCGTGGCGGCCGCCGGTGTGCCCGGCATCATCACCGCCGACATGGTCAAGCCCGGCGCTGCCGTCCTCGACGTGGGTGTGTCCCGGGTCGAGGGCAAGGTCACCGGCGACGTCGCCGCCGACGTGTGGGACGTGGCCGGATGGGTCTCGCCCAACCCCGGTGGTGTCGGCCCGATGACCCGCGCCATGCTCCTCGCCAACGTCGTCTCGATCGCCGAGAGCAAGCTGGCCTGA
- a CDS encoding DUF3017 domain-containing protein: MVDDAEQPVEPVDPELGETELGETEPGEVDEREHALLEGRAPLPPLRDVARLKQPSTLGGAIYLVVLVLAIVGVVIAATGAWRQGVSWLGASMIAAAVSRVILPEENAGMLHVRPKLLDVLTLAGAGGLLLFLAATIPNQPH; the protein is encoded by the coding sequence GTGGTCGACGACGCCGAGCAGCCGGTCGAGCCGGTCGACCCCGAGCTGGGGGAGACCGAGCTGGGGGAGACCGAGCCCGGCGAGGTCGACGAGCGCGAGCACGCGCTGCTCGAGGGCCGTGCCCCGTTGCCCCCGCTGCGCGATGTCGCCCGGCTCAAGCAGCCCTCGACACTCGGTGGTGCGATCTATCTCGTGGTCCTGGTGCTCGCCATCGTTGGCGTTGTCATTGCTGCGACAGGTGCATGGCGCCAGGGCGTCAGCTGGCTCGGCGCCTCGATGATCGCAGCCGCGGTGTCCCGCGTGATCCTGCCTGAGGAGAACGCCGGCATGCTGCACGTGCGGCCCAAGCTACTCGACGTACTCACCCTGGCGGGAGCGGGCGGGCTCCTGCTCTTCCTCGCGGCGACCATCCCCAACCAGCCCCACTGA
- a CDS encoding malate dehydrogenase has protein sequence MSSTPLKVAVTGAAGQIGYSLLFRLASGALGDRPIELRLLEIEPALKALEGVVMELDDCAFPGLAGVKIGSDPNEIFDGVNLALLVGARPRGPGMERGDLLSANGAIFTAQGKALNAVAADDVRIGVTGNPANTNALIAMTNAPDIPRERFSALTRLDHNRAISQLAAKTGTPVTEIKKMTIWGNHSATQYPDLFHAEIAGKNAAEVINDQAWVEDYFIPTVAKRGAAIIDARGASSAASAASATCNAARDWLNGTPADDWVSMAVVSDGSYGVPEGLISSFPVTTSNGDWSIVQGLEIDDFSRAKIDASTAELAEERQAVTELGLI, from the coding sequence GTGAGCAGCACTCCCCTCAAGGTGGCCGTCACCGGCGCCGCCGGCCAGATCGGCTACAGCCTTCTCTTCCGTCTCGCGAGCGGCGCGCTCGGCGACCGTCCGATCGAGCTCCGCCTGCTCGAGATCGAGCCCGCCCTGAAGGCGCTGGAGGGCGTCGTCATGGAGCTCGACGACTGCGCGTTCCCGGGTCTCGCCGGCGTCAAGATCGGCTCCGACCCGAACGAGATCTTCGACGGCGTCAACCTCGCCCTCCTCGTCGGCGCGCGTCCGCGCGGCCCGGGCATGGAGCGTGGCGACCTGCTGTCCGCCAACGGCGCGATCTTCACCGCGCAGGGCAAGGCCCTCAACGCCGTCGCCGCTGACGACGTGCGCATCGGTGTCACCGGCAACCCGGCCAACACCAATGCGCTGATCGCGATGACCAACGCTCCCGACATCCCGCGTGAGCGGTTCTCGGCGCTGACGCGTCTGGACCACAACCGCGCGATCTCGCAGCTGGCTGCCAAGACCGGCACCCCCGTCACCGAGATCAAGAAGATGACGATCTGGGGCAACCACTCGGCCACGCAGTACCCCGACCTCTTCCACGCGGAGATCGCCGGCAAGAACGCCGCCGAGGTCATCAACGACCAGGCCTGGGTCGAGGACTACTTCATCCCGACCGTCGCCAAGCGTGGCGCGGCGATCATTGACGCCCGTGGCGCCTCCTCGGCTGCCTCCGCCGCGTCGGCGACCTGCAACGCTGCCCGCGACTGGCTCAACGGCACCCCGGCCGACGACTGGGTCTCCATGGCCGTCGTCTCCGACGGTTCCTACGGCGTCCCGGAGGGCCTCATCTCGTCCTTCCCGGTCACCACGTCCAACGGCGACTGGAGCATCGTCCAGGGTCTCGAGATCGACGACTTCTCGCGCGCGAAGATCGACGCGTCCACGGCGGAGCTCGCCGAGGAGCGTCAGGCCGTCACGGAGCTCGGCCTGATCTGA
- the aqpZ gene encoding aquaporin Z, with protein MSTPSTTQKLSAEALGTFILVFGGCGTAVLAGEHVGFIGVALAFGLTVIAGAYAFGHISGGHFNPAVTVGLASARRFSWSEVPGYAIAQVVGATIAAAVLYVVASGKDGFTLDNGFASNGYADRSPDGYSLLAVLVVEAVLTAVFLYVILGASAKAAVPGFAGLAIGLSLTLIHLVSIPVSNTSVNPARSLGVAWFAGGDALTQVWAFILAPVVGAAVAGFTHHFIGGRED; from the coding sequence TTGTCCACACCCAGCACGACCCAGAAGCTCAGCGCCGAGGCGCTCGGCACGTTCATCCTTGTCTTCGGCGGCTGTGGCACGGCCGTCCTCGCCGGCGAGCACGTCGGCTTCATCGGCGTCGCCCTCGCGTTCGGCCTCACAGTCATCGCCGGCGCCTACGCGTTCGGCCACATCTCGGGCGGTCACTTCAACCCGGCCGTGACCGTGGGCCTGGCCAGCGCCCGGCGCTTCTCGTGGAGCGAGGTCCCCGGCTACGCGATCGCACAGGTCGTCGGCGCGACCATCGCCGCCGCCGTCCTCTACGTCGTCGCCTCGGGCAAGGACGGCTTCACCCTGGACAACGGCTTCGCCTCCAACGGGTACGCCGACCGGTCACCCGACGGCTACTCCCTCCTCGCCGTGCTCGTGGTCGAGGCCGTCCTGACCGCCGTCTTCCTCTACGTGATCCTCGGCGCCAGCGCCAAGGCAGCGGTTCCCGGCTTCGCCGGCCTGGCGATCGGCCTGTCGCTGACCCTGATCCACCTGGTCAGCATCCCGGTCTCCAACACCTCCGTGAACCCGGCCCGCTCGCTCGGAGTCGCCTGGTTCGCCGGCGGGGACGCCCTGACCCAGGTGTGGGCGTTCATCCTCGCTCCGGTCGTCGGCGCTGCCGTTGCCGGCTTCACGCACCACTTCATCGGTGGCCGCGAGGACTGA
- a CDS encoding NADP-dependent isocitrate dehydrogenase, translating to MTDAGKTRIIYTHTDEAPLLATYSFLPIVQAYAGKAGVAMETRDISVASRILAQFGLADDALAELGALAKTPAANIVKLPNVSASIPQLKAAIAELQAKGYAVPDLPESADSEEDKAILAKFDKVKGSAVNPVLREGNSDRRAPLSVKNYAKKHPHTNKPFTEGSKTNVATMGEHDFKANEKSVTLAADDTLSIVLETANGETKTLLEGLKVLAGEIIDSTKMEAAYLDEFLVNALAKAKAEDVLFSVHLKATMMKVSDPIIFGHVVKAFFKDVFAQYGDDLAAAGLSANDGLGAILAGLGELPNGAEIKAAFEAGLAGGPRLSYTNSDKGITNLHVPSDVIVDASMPALVRNGGRLWGVDGGEDDTLAVIPDSSYAGVYQAVLDDVKKHGPLDPATIGTVPNVGLMAQAAEEYGSHNKTFEIAQAGTVRILGSDGTVLIEHDVEVGDIWRACQTKDIPVQDWVKLAVTRARASATPAIFWLDETRAHDAEIIKKVTTYLADHDTDGLKIEILAPSLACSYSLARLRKGEDTISVTGNVLRDYNTDLFPILELGTSAKMLSVVPLIAGGGLFETGAGGSAPKHVEQLVNEDYLRWDSLGEFFALVPSFEKYAEQAGVPAAQVLADTLDRATGTFLDEDRSPGRKLGTIDNRGSHFYVALYWAEELAAQTDDAELAAAFAPLAKTLRENEATIVEELLAVQGKPADIGGYYLPDPEKTAAVMRPSATLNAAVDSL from the coding sequence GTGACGGACGCTGGCAAGACCCGGATCATCTACACGCACACGGACGAGGCGCCCCTGCTGGCGACGTACTCCTTCCTGCCGATCGTCCAGGCGTACGCCGGCAAGGCCGGCGTTGCGATGGAGACCCGCGACATCTCTGTCGCATCGCGCATCCTGGCGCAGTTCGGCCTGGCGGACGACGCGCTGGCCGAGCTCGGTGCCCTGGCCAAGACCCCGGCCGCCAACATCGTCAAGCTCCCCAACGTCTCCGCCTCGATCCCGCAGCTGAAGGCGGCCATCGCCGAGCTGCAGGCCAAGGGCTACGCGGTCCCCGACCTCCCCGAGTCCGCCGACTCGGAGGAGGACAAGGCGATCCTCGCCAAGTTCGACAAGGTGAAGGGCTCCGCGGTCAACCCGGTCCTGCGCGAGGGCAACTCCGACCGCCGCGCGCCGCTCTCGGTGAAGAACTACGCCAAGAAGCACCCCCACACCAACAAGCCGTTCACCGAGGGCTCGAAGACCAACGTCGCCACCATGGGTGAGCACGACTTCAAGGCCAACGAGAAGTCCGTGACCCTCGCCGCCGACGACACCCTGTCGATCGTGCTCGAGACCGCCAATGGCGAGACGAAGACCCTGCTCGAGGGCCTCAAGGTCCTCGCGGGCGAGATCATCGACTCCACCAAGATGGAGGCGGCCTACCTCGACGAGTTCCTCGTCAACGCGCTGGCGAAGGCCAAGGCCGAGGACGTCCTGTTCTCCGTCCACCTCAAGGCCACGATGATGAAGGTCTCCGACCCGATCATCTTCGGCCACGTCGTGAAGGCCTTCTTCAAGGACGTCTTCGCTCAGTACGGCGACGACCTGGCCGCCGCCGGTCTCTCGGCCAACGACGGCCTCGGTGCGATCCTCGCCGGCCTGGGCGAGCTGCCCAACGGTGCGGAGATCAAGGCTGCCTTCGAGGCCGGCCTGGCAGGTGGCCCGCGCCTGTCCTACACGAACTCCGACAAGGGCATCACCAACCTGCACGTCCCGTCCGACGTCATCGTCGACGCGTCGATGCCGGCCCTGGTCCGCAACGGCGGCCGCCTGTGGGGCGTCGACGGCGGCGAGGACGACACCCTCGCGGTGATCCCCGACTCGTCGTACGCCGGTGTCTACCAGGCCGTCCTCGACGACGTGAAGAAGCACGGCCCGCTCGACCCGGCCACGATCGGCACGGTCCCCAACGTCGGCCTCATGGCGCAGGCCGCGGAGGAATACGGCTCCCACAACAAGACCTTCGAGATCGCCCAGGCCGGCACCGTGCGGATCCTCGGCTCCGACGGCACCGTCCTGATCGAGCACGACGTCGAGGTCGGCGACATCTGGCGCGCGTGCCAGACCAAGGACATCCCGGTCCAGGACTGGGTGAAGCTGGCTGTCACCCGCGCCCGCGCCTCGGCCACGCCCGCGATCTTCTGGCTGGACGAGACCCGTGCGCACGACGCCGAGATCATCAAGAAGGTCACCACCTACCTGGCCGACCACGACACCGACGGCCTGAAGATCGAGATCCTGGCGCCGTCGCTCGCGTGCTCCTACTCCCTCGCGCGCCTGCGCAAGGGTGAGGACACCATCTCGGTGACCGGCAACGTGCTGCGTGACTACAACACCGACCTGTTCCCGATCCTCGAGCTCGGCACGTCGGCCAAGATGCTGTCGGTCGTCCCGCTGATCGCGGGCGGTGGCCTCTTCGAGACCGGCGCCGGTGGCTCCGCGCCGAAGCACGTCGAGCAGCTCGTCAACGAGGACTACCTGCGCTGGGACTCGCTCGGCGAGTTCTTCGCGCTGGTGCCCTCCTTCGAGAAGTACGCCGAGCAGGCCGGTGTCCCGGCCGCCCAGGTGCTCGCCGACACCCTCGACCGCGCCACCGGCACCTTCCTCGACGAGGACCGTTCGCCGGGCCGCAAGCTGGGCACGATCGACAACCGTGGCTCGCACTTCTACGTCGCCCTCTACTGGGCCGAGGAGCTGGCCGCGCAGACCGACGACGCCGAGCTCGCTGCCGCCTTCGCCCCGCTGGCGAAGACGCTGCGTGAGAACGAGGCGACGATCGTCGAGGAGCTGCTGGCCGTGCAGGGCAAGCCCGCCGACATCGGTGGCTACTACCTGCCCGACCCGGAGAAGACCGCTGCGGTCATGCGTCCCTCCGCGACGCTGAACGCCGCCGTCGACTCTCTCTGA